The DNA sequence AAGGACACCGCCGTGCGCTGCCCGCTCTGCAAATCCGAAAACACCCACCTCGTCAGTCAGTTCGGCTCCACGGCCTGCAAAGCCCACTACCAGTGCGACGACTGCCACGAGCCCTTCGACTACTTCAAATGCCACGCCTAGCGAATTAGTGACTTAGTGATTTAGTGAATTTTATGTGCAAGCCCGCGCAAATGGCGCCAGCGGAACAACTCACTAAATCACCAACTCACTAATTCGCTAAATCACTAAATCACTCTATGATCATCGGAATTATCGGCAGCGGCGCTATGGGCGCGGGAATTGCGCAAGTCGTAGCCACCGCCGGCCACACGGTGCGTCTCCTCGACCAGAACCGCCAGGCCCTGGACCGTGCCGGTAAGTCGATACAAGGCAGCCTGGACAAGCTGGCCGAGAAGGGCAAGCTGACCACTGAGCAGGCCGCTGAGATTTTCGGCCGCCTGCACCTTACCCAGGACATTGGCGCTTTCAACGACTGTGAGCTGGTGCTCGAAGCCATTGTGGAAGACCTGACCGTGAAGCAGCAGCTATTTCGGGAGGTGGAAATGATGGTGCCTGACACCTGCATTCTGGCCTCCAACACCTCTTCACTGTCCATTGCCTCCATTGCCGCGGCCTGCCAGAAGCCCGAGCGGTTTATCGGCATTCACTTTTTCAACCCCGCGCCCATTATGCAGCTGGTCGAAGTCATTCCGGCCGTGCAAACGCGCCCCGGGCTGGCCGAGCAGGTGCGGGATTTGGTACAAAGCTGGGGCAAGCTGCCGGTCCTGACCAAGGACACGCCGGGCTTTATCGTGAACCGCGTGGCCCGGCCCTTTTACGGCGAGGCCATCCGCATGCAGGAAGAAGGCATTGCTGATATGCCCACCATCGACTGGGCTTTGACCGAGCTGGGCGGCTTCCGCATGGGCCCGTTCACGCTGATGGATTTCATCGGCCACGACGTCAATTACCGGGTTACGGAGTCGGTTTTCACCGCCTTTTTCTTCGACCCGCGCTTTAAGCCCTCCTTTACCCAGAAGCGCCTGTTCGAAGCCGGCTACTACGGCCGCAAGTCGGGCCGGGGCTTCTACAGCTACGCCGAAGGGGCCGTGCCGCCCGAGCCCACCCGCGACGAAGCCCTGGGCCGCCTGATCCTGAACCGGGTGCTGGCCATGCTCATCAACGAGGCCGTGGACGCGCTGCACCTGAACGTGGCTTCCCGGGACGACCTGGAGCTGGCCATGACCAAGGGCGTGAATTATCCCAAGGGCCTGCTGGCCTGGGCCGACGAGTTGGGCTTGCCCACCGTGCTGGCCACCCTCGACGACCTCTACGCCGAATACCACGAGGACCGGTACCGCGCCAGCGCCCTGCTGCGCCGTATGGTCCGCCAGAATCAGACGTTTTTCCAGCATGAGTCAGCCCTCAGCCGCTAGTAAGGAGCGGGCCGAAGCCGTGAAAGAGCGCATGCTTCGGCACGACGCCTTCAGCCAGCTGCTGGGCCTGAAAGTAGACGAAGTAGGCCCCGGCTACTGCCGCCTGCACTTCACCGTGCGCCCCGACATGCTCAACGGTTTCCAGGCCCTACACGGCGGCGTCACGTTTTCGGCCGCCGACTCGGCGTTTGCCTTCGCCTGCAACAGCCACGGCCGCCAGAGCGTGGGCCTCACCGTCACCATCAACTACCTCGAAGCCGGCAAGCTCGGCGACGTCATCACCGTGGAAGCCCGGGAAGAAAGCCTCAAGCACAAGGTGGGCGTGTATGCCATTCGCCTGACCAACCAGCACGGCACGCTGCTAGCCTTGTTCAAAGGCACGGCTTACCGCACCAGCAATGAAATTTTGTGAGACATTACTAGCCCGTCATGTCGAGCCTTAGCGAGACATCTCGCGTGCTGATGTTGGAATAGTGTCTAATTACCATTGCACGCG is a window from the Hymenobacter aquaticus genome containing:
- a CDS encoding 3-hydroxyacyl-CoA dehydrogenase NAD-binding domain-containing protein — protein: MIIGIIGSGAMGAGIAQVVATAGHTVRLLDQNRQALDRAGKSIQGSLDKLAEKGKLTTEQAAEIFGRLHLTQDIGAFNDCELVLEAIVEDLTVKQQLFREVEMMVPDTCILASNTSSLSIASIAAACQKPERFIGIHFFNPAPIMQLVEVIPAVQTRPGLAEQVRDLVQSWGKLPVLTKDTPGFIVNRVARPFYGEAIRMQEEGIADMPTIDWALTELGGFRMGPFTLMDFIGHDVNYRVTESVFTAFFFDPRFKPSFTQKRLFEAGYYGRKSGRGFYSYAEGAVPPEPTRDEALGRLILNRVLAMLINEAVDALHLNVASRDDLELAMTKGVNYPKGLLAWADELGLPTVLATLDDLYAEYHEDRYRASALLRRMVRQNQTFFQHESALSR
- the paaI gene encoding hydroxyphenylacetyl-CoA thioesterase PaaI; the encoded protein is MSQPSAASKERAEAVKERMLRHDAFSQLLGLKVDEVGPGYCRLHFTVRPDMLNGFQALHGGVTFSAADSAFAFACNSHGRQSVGLTVTINYLEAGKLGDVITVEAREESLKHKVGVYAIRLTNQHGTLLALFKGTAYRTSNEIL